A single genomic interval of Danio aesculapii chromosome 5, fDanAes4.1, whole genome shotgun sequence harbors:
- the LOC130228814 gene encoding uncharacterized protein LOC130228814: protein MSLACLSLSAGEASMEALELELEAVESQIRSLETKREGIRALLLTRTRSSEVSVRYNDNLPVSSTPRVSLSRPSAPRTRCTQASFTPTPGYHGPWVQPRKVLARSRGRTSPPPVFEIPTENRFAPLRETGRDVAIIGDSIVRHVRSTSSKGNKVRTFCFPGARVKNISAQIPTILSAAESLGAAVLHVGTNDTGLRQTEILKKDFRSLIETVRRTSPATQIIVSGPLPTYRRGNERLFRADGLHPSRAGAELLSDNITRILRSI from the exons atgtcgcttgcgtgtctgtccttgagtgcaggagaggcatcgatggaggcgctggagctggagctggaagcggtggagtcccagattcgctcgctggagacgaagcgagagggcatcagggctctgctcttaacccgtactcgctcgtctgaggtaagtgtccgatacaacgacaatctcccagtttcttcaaccccgcgtgtttctctgtccaggcccagcgcaccgaggacgcggtgcacccaggcgtcgttcacgccgactcccggctaccacggcccctgggtgcaaccgcgtaaggtgcttgccaggtcccggggcagaacgtctcctcctccggtgttcgagatccccacggagaaccgcttcgcccctctccgcgagacgggtcgcgatgttgccatcattggcgactcaatcgtccgccacgtccgctccacttcctccaaaggtaacaaagtacgcactttctgcttccctggtgcccgagttaagaatatttctgcacagatacctactatcctgagcgctgccgagagcctcggtgccgccgtcctccacgtggggacgaacgacaccgggctccggcagacggagatcctgaagaaggacttcaggagcctgatcgagacggttcgacgcacttcgcccgccacgcagatcatcgtttctggaccgcttcctacctaccgccgaggaaatgaaag gcttttccgcgctgacgggctgcaccccagtcgagctggagctgaactcctgtcggacaacatcaccagaatacttcgctctatctga